The following coding sequences are from one Frigoribacterium sp. Leaf415 window:
- the gatC gene encoding Asp-tRNA(Asn)/Glu-tRNA(Gln) amidotransferase subunit GatC, producing MSEITREQVQHLAGLARIALTEAEIDTMTAELGHIVDSVAKVREVATDDVPATSHPIPLENVFRPDVVGETLTAEQALSGAPDHDGSRFRVSAILGEEQ from the coding sequence ATGTCCGAAATCACGCGCGAGCAGGTGCAGCACCTCGCCGGTCTCGCCCGCATCGCCCTCACCGAGGCCGAGATCGACACGATGACCGCCGAGCTCGGCCACATCGTCGACAGCGTCGCCAAGGTCCGAGAGGTCGCGACCGACGACGTCCCCGCGACCAGCCACCCCATCCCGCTCGAGAACGTGTTCCGGCCCGACGTCGTGGGCGAGACGCTCACGGCCGAGCAGGCGCTGTCCGGCGCCCCCGACCACGACGGCTCGCGCTTCCGGGTGAGCGCGATCCTGGGAGAAGAGCAGTAG
- the gatB gene encoding Asp-tRNA(Asn)/Glu-tRNA(Gln) amidotransferase subunit GatB has translation MAKADLMDYEKALEQFEVVLGFEVHVELATKTKMFSDAPNFFGGEPNTNVTPVDLGLPGSLPVVNEQAVRYSISLGLALGCSIAESSRFARKNYFYPDNPKNYQVSQFDEPIAFEGEVEVELPDGTVFAIPIERAHMEEDAGKLTHVGGSTGRIQGAEYSLVDYNRAGIPLVEIVTKPIIGAGAKGPELGAAYVSTIRDIVRALGVSEARMERGNLRCDANVSLRPHGQEKLGTRTETKNVNSFRSVERAVRYEIQRQAAILAAGGTITQETRHWHEDTGRTSAGRPKSDADDYRYFPEPDLLPVVPPRELVEELRLALPEAPVAQRRRLKSEWGFADLEFQDVVNSGLLTELVETVAAGASPQAARKWWTGEIARLANAQGVEASSLVSPLHVSELIALVESGELTDRLARQVLEGVVAGEGSPSEVVEARGLKVVSDDGALIAAIDEALASQPDVLAKIRDGKVQAAGAVIGAVMKAMKGQADAARVRELVLERAQA, from the coding sequence ATGGCCAAGGCAGACCTGATGGACTACGAGAAGGCGCTCGAGCAGTTCGAGGTCGTCCTCGGCTTCGAGGTGCACGTCGAGCTCGCGACCAAGACCAAGATGTTCTCGGACGCCCCGAACTTCTTCGGCGGCGAGCCCAACACCAATGTCACCCCGGTCGACCTGGGCCTGCCCGGCTCGCTGCCGGTGGTCAACGAGCAGGCCGTGCGCTACTCGATCAGCCTCGGCTTGGCCCTGGGCTGCTCCATCGCCGAGAGCTCGCGCTTCGCCCGGAAGAACTACTTCTACCCCGACAACCCCAAGAACTACCAGGTCAGCCAGTTCGACGAACCGATCGCGTTCGAGGGCGAGGTCGAGGTCGAACTGCCCGACGGGACGGTCTTCGCCATCCCGATCGAGCGTGCCCACATGGAAGAGGACGCCGGCAAGCTGACCCACGTCGGCGGGTCGACCGGTCGCATCCAGGGCGCCGAGTACTCGCTCGTCGACTACAACCGTGCGGGCATCCCGCTCGTCGAGATCGTCACCAAGCCGATCATCGGCGCCGGCGCCAAGGGCCCCGAGCTGGGTGCGGCCTACGTCTCGACCATCCGCGACATCGTGCGGGCCCTGGGCGTCAGCGAGGCCCGCATGGAGCGCGGCAACCTGCGCTGCGACGCGAACGTCTCCCTGCGTCCGCACGGGCAAGAGAAGCTCGGCACCCGCACCGAGACCAAGAACGTCAACTCGTTCCGCTCGGTCGAGCGTGCGGTCCGCTACGAGATCCAGCGTCAGGCCGCGATCCTCGCCGCGGGCGGCACCATCACGCAAGAGACGCGCCACTGGCACGAAGACACCGGCCGCACCTCGGCGGGCCGCCCGAAGAGCGACGCCGACGACTACCGGTACTTCCCCGAGCCCGACCTGCTGCCCGTCGTCCCTCCGCGCGAACTCGTCGAAGAACTGCGCCTCGCCCTGCCCGAGGCGCCGGTCGCCCAGCGTCGCCGGCTCAAGTCCGAGTGGGGCTTCGCCGACCTCGAGTTCCAGGACGTCGTGAACTCGGGGCTCCTCACCGAACTCGTCGAGACCGTCGCCGCCGGTGCCTCGCCGCAGGCCGCCCGCAAGTGGTGGACCGGCGAGATCGCCCGCCTCGCCAACGCCCAGGGCGTCGAGGCCTCGAGCCTCGTGTCGCCGCTGCACGTCAGCGAGCTCATCGCGCTCGTCGAGAGCGGCGAGCTGACCGACCGACTGGCCCGCCAGGTGCTCGAGGGCGTCGTCGCCGGCGAGGGCAGCCCGTCCGAGGTCGTCGAGGCTCGCGGGCTCAAGGTCGTCTCCGACGACGGCGCGCTGATCGCGGCGATCGACGAGGCCCTGGCCAGCCAGCCCGACGTGCTCGCGAAGATCCGCGACGGCAAGGTGCAGGCGGCCGGTGCCGTCATCGGCGCCGTCATGAAGGCCATGAAGGGTCAGGCGGACGCCGCGCGCGTCCGCGAGCTGGTGCTCGAGCGGGCGCAGGCCTGA
- the gatA gene encoding Asp-tRNA(Asn)/Glu-tRNA(Gln) amidotransferase subunit GatA — protein sequence MTDTTSLVHLSAAELSTRLAAGDVSSVDVTRAHLDRIEAVDGDVHAFLHVSSAALDTAADVDRRRAAGEALGPLAGVPIAIKDVLCTIDMPSTSGSKILEGWVPPYDATVVAKLRAADLVPLGKTNMDEFAMGSSTEFSAYGPTHNPWSLDRIPGGSGGGSAAAVAAFEAPLALGSDTGGSIRQPGAVTGTVGVKPTYGSVSRYGAIALASSLDQVGPVSRTVLDSAMLHDVITGHDPRDSTSLRDAWPSFTEAARTGLAGGALKGVRVGVVRELNGEGFQAGVKARFAEALELMSAAGAEIVEISAPSFEHAISAYYLILPAEASSNLAKFDSVRFGLRVVPEGGGTVEDVMAATREAGFGPEVKRRIILGTYALSAGYYDAYYGSAQKVRTLVQRDFAAAFDQVDVLVSPSAPTTAFRLGEKIDDPLAMYLNDITTIPANLAGIPGITVPMGLAEEDGLPTGLQFMAPARGDARLYTYGAALEQLLEQGWGHTLISRAPDLSATEQTAATEGVI from the coding sequence ATGACCGACACCACCTCGCTCGTCCACCTGTCCGCCGCCGAGCTGTCGACCCGCCTCGCCGCCGGCGACGTGTCGTCGGTCGACGTCACGCGCGCCCACCTCGACCGCATCGAGGCGGTCGACGGCGACGTCCACGCCTTCCTGCACGTCAGCTCGGCCGCGCTCGACACGGCCGCCGACGTCGACCGTCGTCGTGCCGCGGGCGAGGCCCTCGGCCCGCTCGCCGGCGTCCCGATCGCCATCAAAGACGTGCTGTGCACGATCGACATGCCGTCGACCTCGGGCAGCAAGATCCTCGAGGGCTGGGTGCCGCCCTACGACGCGACCGTCGTCGCCAAGCTGCGTGCGGCCGACCTGGTCCCGCTCGGCAAGACGAACATGGACGAGTTCGCCATGGGTTCGTCGACCGAGTTCTCGGCCTACGGGCCCACGCACAACCCCTGGTCGCTCGACCGCATCCCCGGCGGGTCGGGCGGTGGCTCGGCGGCTGCCGTCGCCGCCTTCGAGGCGCCCCTCGCCCTCGGCAGCGACACCGGCGGGTCGATCCGCCAGCCCGGCGCCGTCACCGGCACCGTCGGGGTCAAGCCGACCTACGGGTCGGTCAGCCGCTACGGCGCGATCGCCCTGGCCAGCTCGCTCGACCAGGTCGGTCCCGTCAGCCGCACCGTGCTCGACAGCGCCATGCTGCACGACGTCATCACCGGGCACGACCCTCGCGACTCCACCTCGCTGCGCGACGCCTGGCCGTCGTTCACCGAGGCGGCCCGCACCGGTCTCGCCGGCGGCGCCCTGAAGGGCGTCCGCGTCGGCGTCGTCCGCGAGCTGAACGGCGAGGGCTTCCAGGCCGGCGTCAAGGCCCGCTTCGCCGAGGCCCTCGAGCTCATGAGCGCGGCCGGTGCCGAGATCGTCGAGATCTCGGCCCCGAGCTTCGAGCACGCGATCAGCGCCTACTACCTGATCCTCCCGGCCGAGGCGTCGAGCAACCTCGCCAAGTTCGACTCGGTGCGCTTCGGCCTGCGGGTCGTCCCCGAGGGCGGCGGCACCGTCGAGGACGTCATGGCCGCCACCCGTGAGGCCGGCTTCGGCCCCGAGGTGAAGCGCCGCATCATCCTCGGCACGTACGCCCTGAGCGCCGGCTACTACGACGCCTACTACGGCAGCGCGCAGAAGGTGCGCACCCTCGTGCAGCGCGACTTCGCGGCCGCGTTCGACCAGGTCGACGTGCTCGTCTCGCCGTCGGCGCCCACCACGGCGTTCCGGCTCGGCGAGAAGATCGACGACCCGCTGGCGATGTACCTCAACGACATCACGACCATCCCCGCCAACCTGGCCGGCATCCCCGGCATCACGGTGCCGATGGGCCTGGCCGAAGAAGACGGTCTGCCGACGGGGTTGCAGTTCATGGCCCCCGCGCGCGGCGACGCCCGCCTCTACACCTACGGCGCCGCCCTCGAGCAGTTGCTCGAGCAGGGCTGGGGCCACACGCTCATCTCGCGCGCGCCCGACCTGAGCGCGACCGAGCAGACCGCCGCCACCGAGGGAGTCATCTGA
- a CDS encoding alpha/beta hydrolase translates to MPSATVLTVDRPAAAPLVQASDHDVPGPAPVRDGRAVPELDGCRGVEATTFSAEACLDQLARASSAGVERFAATLDADGDDAAALVAAVGEQVPPEDAAAWWSDLDDGRRTVLAHAVPGVVGNLEGVPYSVRDTANRQFLRDATTAVAGRIGSDAERSDDPRRLAMLEQVRATLDGATHDVPFAGTADRHLVALDTVLPGRAAVTVGDLDTADDVSVLVPGMLFTVSDQLVDWTNTAGALHDEQATWATLLGRSGPGPVPTVAVVAWMGYQTPDLTNFYDLGLAERGAAHLEGALEGLDAARADDEPRVSVMAHSYGSTTATIALSSGRVAVDSLVLLGSPGSVVPDAGDLAVRGTDVYAAAGSFDPVAGSGFFGADPAAAAFGAVVLHMGGGADTVTGRALTGALGHNDYFRAGTESMRSLALIGLGHGVLVDGRAGDPGRGGPEAPVLTVVRPQDVYFRD, encoded by the coding sequence GTGCCTTCCGCGACGGTCCTGACGGTCGACCGGCCGGCAGCCGCGCCGCTCGTCCAGGCGTCCGACCACGACGTCCCCGGGCCCGCCCCGGTGCGGGACGGGCGGGCCGTGCCCGAGCTCGACGGCTGCCGGGGGGTCGAGGCGACCACGTTCTCGGCCGAGGCCTGCCTCGACCAGCTGGCCCGCGCCTCCTCGGCCGGGGTCGAGCGGTTCGCCGCGACGCTCGACGCCGACGGTGACGACGCGGCCGCGCTCGTGGCAGCGGTCGGCGAGCAGGTCCCGCCCGAGGACGCGGCGGCCTGGTGGTCCGACCTGGACGACGGCCGACGGACGGTCCTCGCGCACGCCGTGCCCGGCGTCGTGGGCAACCTCGAGGGCGTCCCGTACTCGGTCCGCGACACCGCCAACCGTCAGTTCCTGCGGGACGCCACCACGGCCGTCGCCGGGCGCATCGGCTCCGACGCCGAGCGATCGGACGACCCCCGGCGCCTCGCGATGCTCGAGCAGGTGCGGGCGACCCTCGACGGTGCGACCCACGACGTGCCCTTCGCCGGGACGGCCGACCGGCACCTCGTCGCCCTCGACACGGTCCTGCCCGGCCGGGCGGCCGTCACCGTCGGCGACCTCGACACGGCCGACGACGTCAGCGTGCTCGTGCCCGGCATGCTCTTCACCGTGTCGGACCAGCTCGTCGACTGGACCAACACCGCCGGCGCGCTGCACGACGAGCAGGCCACCTGGGCGACGTTGCTGGGGCGCAGCGGCCCGGGCCCCGTGCCGACCGTCGCCGTCGTGGCCTGGATGGGCTACCAGACGCCCGACCTGACGAACTTCTACGACCTCGGCCTGGCCGAGCGGGGGGCCGCCCATCTCGAGGGTGCCCTCGAGGGACTCGACGCGGCGCGCGCGGACGACGAACCGCGGGTGTCGGTCATGGCGCACTCGTACGGTTCGACGACGGCGACGATCGCCCTGTCGTCGGGCCGCGTCGCGGTGGACTCGCTGGTGCTGCTCGGGTCGCCCGGCAGCGTCGTGCCCGATGCAGGCGACCTGGCCGTCCGCGGAACCGACGTCTACGCGGCGGCCGGCAGCTTCGACCCCGTGGCGGGCAGCGGGTTCTTCGGGGCCGACCCGGCGGCGGCGGCCTTCGGTGCCGTCGTGCTGCACATGGGCGGTGGCGCCGACACGGTGACGGGCCGTGCCCTGACCGGTGCCCTCGGCCACAACGACTACTTCCGCGCCGGCACCGAGTCGATGCGCAGCCTGGCCCTGATCGGGCTGGGGCACGGGGTGCTCGTCGACGGTCGTGCCGGCGACCCCGGCCGGGGTGGCCCCGAGGCACCGGTGCTCACGGTGGTGCGGCCCCAGGACGTGTACTTCCGCGACTGA
- a CDS encoding MFS transporter, with amino-acid sequence MTTPRLLRRPLERFRSQDPVLRGLLASTLVGTVGRGLFFTLTVIYMTRVVGLSALSVGAGLTIAGAVGVVASFGGGYLADRVGAKRLLVVATAVMACGLLGYAVVDGFASYLAAACVVVGSQGTAQSARSALLARAFVGPARVSARATMRVVTNVGIAIGTAVAGVALVVDDAVVYRGALVMGGVLFLASVVWIVRVPYVDPAPVPRVRGERAPGRSPLRDRRYLAVTVLGAVTTVQFGLFEVGVPVWVTQHTEAPAAVVSVLLLMNTAIVIALQIPLSRGTHDVGGAGRASLVGGLLMVVACALWAAAATGSPVVAVVVLLAAAAAHSLAEVHLSAGGWGLGFELADPERAGAYQGVYGTGSAIGGMLAPVVVTQTAIGLGTPGWIVLASAFAAAGAGLWLVARRAAAGGPAADRGPGVGAAP; translated from the coding sequence ATGACCACGCCCCGCCTCCTCCGTCGGCCCCTCGAGCGCTTCCGGAGCCAGGACCCGGTGCTGCGCGGCCTGCTCGCGTCGACGCTGGTCGGCACGGTCGGCCGCGGACTGTTCTTCACCCTGACGGTCATCTACATGACGCGGGTGGTCGGGCTCTCCGCCCTGTCGGTCGGTGCGGGGCTCACGATCGCGGGCGCCGTCGGGGTCGTCGCCTCGTTCGGCGGCGGCTACCTCGCCGACCGGGTGGGGGCGAAGCGGCTGCTCGTGGTCGCCACCGCGGTGATGGCCTGCGGCCTGCTCGGGTACGCCGTCGTCGACGGGTTCGCGTCCTACCTGGCGGCCGCCTGCGTCGTCGTGGGCAGCCAGGGCACGGCCCAGTCGGCGCGCTCGGCCCTGCTGGCGCGGGCGTTCGTCGGCCCGGCCAGGGTCTCGGCGCGCGCCACCATGCGGGTCGTGACCAACGTCGGCATCGCGATCGGAACGGCCGTGGCGGGCGTCGCGCTCGTGGTCGACGACGCCGTGGTCTACCGGGGTGCCCTCGTGATGGGCGGCGTGCTGTTCCTGGCCAGCGTCGTCTGGATCGTGAGGGTGCCGTACGTCGATCCGGCCCCCGTGCCCCGCGTCCGTGGCGAGCGGGCTCCGGGGCGCTCGCCGCTGCGGGACCGGCGCTACCTCGCGGTCACCGTGCTCGGTGCCGTGACGACCGTGCAGTTCGGCCTGTTCGAGGTGGGCGTCCCGGTGTGGGTGACCCAGCACACCGAGGCGCCGGCGGCGGTCGTGTCGGTTCTGTTGCTGATGAACACGGCGATCGTGATCGCCCTGCAGATCCCGCTCTCCCGAGGGACCCACGACGTGGGAGGCGCGGGTCGCGCCAGTCTCGTCGGCGGACTCCTCATGGTGGTCGCCTGCGCCCTCTGGGCCGCCGCCGCGACCGGGTCACCCGTCGTCGCCGTCGTCGTGCTGCTCGCGGCCGCCGCGGCCCACTCGCTCGCCGAGGTGCACCTGTCGGCCGGCGGCTGGGGGCTCGGCTTCGAGCTCGCCGACCCCGAGCGGGCCGGCGCCTACCAGGGCGTCTACGGCACCGGGTCCGCGATCGGGGGGATGCTCGCGCCGGTCGTGGTGACGCAGACCGCGATCGGGCTCGGCACCCCCGGCTGGATCGTGCTGGCCTCGGCGTTCGCCGCGGCGGGGGCGGGGCTCTGGCTCGTGGCCCGCCGCGCGGCGGCCGGGGGCCCTGCGGCGGACCGGGGCCCCGGCGTCGGTGCCGCCCCGTAG